The following are encoded in a window of Macadamia integrifolia cultivar HAES 741 unplaced genomic scaffold, SCU_Mint_v3 scaffold_68A, whole genome shotgun sequence genomic DNA:
- the LOC122071733 gene encoding phosphatidylinositol/phosphatidylcholine transfer protein SFH1-like, which produces MGVVSQDAIKQFQALIDQVEEPLKKTFQNMHQGYPTESLVRFLKAREWNVSKAHKMLVDCLNWRIQNEIDNILSKPIAPVDFYRALRDSQLIGMSGYSKEGLPILAIGVGLSTFDKASVHYYVQSHIQFNEYRDRVILPSATKKYGRHIGTCVKVLDMTGLKLSALSQIKLLTVISTIDDLNYPEKTDTYYIVNAPYIFSACWKVVKPLLQERTRRKIQVLQGCGRDELLKIMDYASLPHFCVREGSGSSRHSTNGTDDCFSLDHPFHQELYNYIKQQSLSHAPVAPIKQCSFHVDVPDPDPKGTKIALTLESEFQKLGDQNGLSHSLDDLKINGDSDGRKKWYQ; this is translated from the exons ATGGGAGTCGTTTCTCAGGATGCGATCAAGCAGTTCCAAGCTTTAATAGATCAAG TCGAAGAGCCATTAAAGAAGACCTTTCAG AATATGCATCAAGGGTATCCAACAGAATCCTTGGTGCGGTTTCTCAAGGCAAGGGAATGGAATGTTTCCAAAGCGCATAAAATG TTGGTGGATTGTTTAAACTGGAGAATACAAAATGAGATAGACAATATATTATCG AAACCCATAGCTCCTGTGgacttttatagggctttgcgTGACTCACAGCTCATAGGAATGTCAGGTTATTCAAAGGAG GGCCTCCCTATTTTGGCTATTGGTGTTGGGCTCAGCACATTTGACAAGGCATCT GTTCATTACTATGTTCAGTCGCACATCCAATTTAATGAATATCGGGACCGAGTAATTTTG CCTTCGGCAACAAAGAAATATGGGCGGCATATTGGCACCTGTGTGAAGGTTTTGGATATGACTGGTCTAAAGCTTTCAGCACTGAGCCAAATTAAG CTATTGACTGTTATATCTACTATTGATGATCTTAACTATCCTGAGAAGACGGATACGTACTACATTGTGAACGCGCCATACATATTTTCAGCTTGTTGGAAG GTAGTAAAGCCACTATTGCAAGAGAGGACAAGGAGGAAAATTCAGGTGCTGCAGGGTTGTGGGAGAGATGAGTTGCTGAAG ATaatggactatgcatccctTCCACATTTCTGTGTAAGAGAAGGATCGGGTTCATCCCGGCATTCAACAAATGGAACCGATGATTGCTTCTCATTGGACCATCCATTTCATCAAGAGCTCTATAACTACATCAAGCAGCAATCCTTGAGCCATGCACCTGTTGCGCCCATCAAGCAATGTTCTTTCCATGTAGATGTGCCTGATCCAGACCCAAAAGGCACAAAGATCGCTCTGACCTTAGAATCCGAGTTCCAAAAGCTTGGGGATCAGAATGGGCTCTCTCATTCACTGGATGACCTGAAAATCAATGGTGATTCAGATGGGAGGAAGAAATGGTATCAGTAA
- the LOC122071726 gene encoding uncharacterized protein LOC122071726 has protein sequence MAMANSSSGSSNRDDPLSLLNSTAATTITSSSPIPASSDGDGFLGDHNSQIGSASGSFQNDGLLTSDAGSGSNSDVEFGFLRADFRQSSLVGTVQIYDRHVFLCYKNPLVWPPHVEAAEFDRLPRLLSATLMARKADMTKKTRLTICEGRDGTETSNGDVLIFPDMIRYRRLTHFDVDTFVEEVLVKDNEWLPGTPETLRGSYIFVCSHGSRDRRCGVCGPALIARFKEEIDARSLQGQVSVSPCSHIGGHKYAGNVIIFGRNIDEVTGHWYGYVTPEDVPILLDQHIGKGEILDQLWRGQMGLSEEEQKKAQERRLQLNGETNTEKSEKDPIQANGSDLAGNGTHSEVLGCCQDNKNSSCCKNTTVPLKSKKVESEAKVAVEGKSSSKPSSRISNKGACTRKACVMPTWFESLEREDIHAALAVVGAAVSVAIAYKCYKQLR, from the exons GACCCTCTCTCCCTTCTGAATTCTACTGCTGCTACTACTATTACTTCATCTTCCCCAATCCCAGCATCATCAGATGGTGATGGATTCCTTGGTGACCATAATTCGCAGATTGGGAGCGCTTCGGGGAGTTTCCAGAACGATGGGTTGTTGACTAGTGACGCAGGAAGCGGAAGCAACAGCGATGTCGAGTTCGGATTCCTACGCGCCGACTTTCGTCAGAGTTCTCTTGTCGGAACCGTGCAGATCTACGACCGTCATGTTTTCCTCtgctacaagaatcctcttgtctGGCCTCCCCACGTTGAAGCCGCTGAGTTCGATCGCTTGCCCAGGCTCCTCTCCGCCACTCTCATGGCCAGGAAAGCCGACATGACAAAAAAG ACTCGCTTAACAATATGTGAAGGACGTGATGGTACCGAGACTTCGAATGGGGATGTATTGATCTTTCCAGATATGATCCGTTACCG GCGCTTGACACATTTTGATGTTGATACATTTGTTGAAGAAGTACTTGTGAAGGATAATGAATGGCTTCCTGGCACACCTGAAACACTGAGAGGTTCATACATTTTTGTTTGTTCTCATGGGAGCCGGGATCGCCGATGTGGTGTTTGTGGACCTGCTCTAATTGCAAGGTTCAAAGAAGAGATCGATGCACGAAGTCTTCAAGGTCAAGTTTCTGTTAGCCCCTGCTCACATATTGGGGGCCATAAATATGCAGGAAATGTAATCATATTTGGTAGAAATATTGATGAAGTGACAGGTCACTG GTATGGCTATGTCACTCCAGAGGATGTACCTATTTTGCTAGACCAGCATATTGGGAAGGGAGAGATTCTAGATCAACTTTGGAG GGGTCAGATGGGTTTATCAGAAGAGGAGCAGAAGAAAGCACAAGAACGAAGGCTCCAATTAAATGGCGAGACCAACACGGAGAAAAGCGAAAAAGACCCTATACAAGCCAATGGAAGTGATCTTGCCGGCAATGGAACTCACTCAGAAGTATTGGGCTGTTGCCAGGATAACAAGAATTCTTCTTGTTGCAAGAATACAACTGTACCACTGAAGTCTAAAAAGGTTGAAAGTGAGGCAAAAGTGGCAGTTGAAGGGAAGAGCAGTAGCAAACCAAGTTCAAGGATTAGCAACAAAGGAGCTTGCACACGCAAGGCATGTGTAATGCCTACATGGTTTGAAAGCTTGGAACGTGAAGATATACATGCGGCCCTTGCTGTCGTGGGAGCTGCTGTATCTGTGGCCATTgcgtataagtgctataaacaATTGAGATGA